In the genome of Mugil cephalus isolate CIBA_MC_2020 chromosome 21, CIBA_Mcephalus_1.1, whole genome shotgun sequence, one region contains:
- the LOC124998897 gene encoding C-1-tetrahydrofolate synthase, cytoplasmic-like encodes MFGPVMSSSVALSLRCAASGCQGIRRSIATVISGNKTSKLVRNRLKEEVDKMTSQFSGFRPGLVVLQVGDRDDSNLYISSKLRAAAEIGIDAKHVRLPNTATEDEVLRSIMSINENPSVHGLIVQLPLDSVNHIDSELITNSVSPEKDVDGLSCINAGKLSRGDLSNCFIPCTPNGCMELIRQTGVSVAGKHAVVIGRSKIVGAPMHDLLLWNHATVTTCHSKTPDLPGQVGRADILVVGAGRAEMVRGDWLKDGAVVIDCGINHVPDETKAGGKRVVGDVHYASANQRAGFITPVPGGVGPMTVAMLMENTVQSAQRFLLRR; translated from the exons ATGTTTGGACCAG tcatGTCTTCCTCGGTCGCCCTCTCTCTCCGTTGTGCAGCTTCTGGTTGTCAAGGAATCAGACGCTCCATAGCAACCGTCATCTCCGGCAACAAGACTTCCAA GTTGGTGAGGAACAgactgaaggaggaggtggacaagATGACGAGTCAGTTCTCTGGGTTCAGGCCTGGTCTGGTGGTTCTACAG GTGGGCGACAGAGACGACTCCAACCTTTACATCAGCTCCAAACTGAGGGCAGCAGCCGAG ATTGGAATCGATGCGAAACACGTGAGGCTTCCGAACACAGCGACGGAAGACGAG GTGTTGCGGAGCATCATGTCCATCAACGAGAACCCGTCGGTCCACGGTCTTATCGTCCAGCTTCCTCTGGACTCCGTCAACCACATTGACTCTGAGCTCATCACCAACTCCGTGTCTCCAGAGAAAGACGTGGACGG tctGAGCTGCATCAACGCCGGGAAGTTGTCACGAGGAGATCTGAGCAACTGCTTCATCCCCTGCACCCCCAACGGCTGCATGGAGCTCATCAGACAGACAG GTGTGTCTGTGGCAGGAAAACACGCCGTCGTCATCGGTCGCAGTAAAATTGTCGGCGCTCCGATGCACGACCTGCTGCTGTGGAACCACGCCACCGTGACCACCTGCCACTCAAAGACGCCCGACCTGCCTGGACAG GTGGGGAGGGCTGACATCCTGGTGGTGGGGGCGGGCCGAGCTGAGATGGTGAGAGGTGATTGGCTAAAGGACGGCGCTGTGGTGATCGACTGTGGAATCAACCACGTCCCAG ACGAGACGAAGGCCGGAGGTAAACGGGTGGTGGGAGACGTCCACTAcgcctcagccaatcagagggcagGATTCATCACGCCCGTCCCAGGAGGGGTGGGGCCTATGACGGTGGCCATGCTCATGGAG aacACGGTGCAGAGCGCACAACGTTTCCTCCTCAGGAggtga